Sequence from the Megalops cyprinoides isolate fMegCyp1 chromosome 9, fMegCyp1.pri, whole genome shotgun sequence genome:
GTCGCTATGATAACAGGGGGTGTTGGCTCTGCTCTCTGACAGCAGCTCTGAGATTGCAGGAGTGAATCtcacagggagaaagagtgCCAAATTACTCTAATTACAGATTAATTACACCATGTCAGAGCTGAGCACTGAAGATTCTTGCTCCTGACCtggagagcaggcagagagagggacgggAAGAACCAATGAAGTGAACAGGTacaagggacagagagagaggatggtcACAGACAGCATATTGAAAACTCCAACATAAGAGGGAATGAGTTTTCAGATTAGATGTTTACACACTTACAGGTCATATGCATCTGTAAaaactaaatgtatttttgtttaaaatacatttttattctgtcatGTCTTTTTCCTACATCTTTTCCAATTACACTGCAGGAAGGATAAAGCTGAAACACTGCCAACACTGAAAGTCAAATGAGATGCAGTGTTTACACTGATAGACCTGAGCCTAAAAACATGGTGAAATATGAGTAGGGTGAGGACATACAGAGAGACACCACCAGTCAGACTGCAGACTGTGCATCAAGGCAAAGGACGCAGTGCTCAGAAGGACTTTCCGTCCTCAACCAGTGAGgaccactgcagctgtgtgtgtgtgtgtgtgtcagtgtggtcagtgtttATCAGTGCAGTCAGGGTTGGTTTGTGTGGACAATATGGGCTAGTGCTGTCAGCATCAGTCAATACAATCCCTGTGCATAGTGCAGTCATTGTTAGCCAGTATGGGTGGTGTAGGTCAGTATAAGTCAGTGCAGTCACTTCGGGACAGTGCAATGTGGGGCAGTGGAGCAACGGTGTGGTCAGTGTCATTAGTGTGTCAGTCTGGGTCTGTGTGGGTCACAGTTAATATATGTTGTTAGAATGGCTCACAGGGGGTCACAGTGTGGTTAGTGTCGATTAATGAGCACAGAGTGGATTCATGTGGTCAGTGTGGTTCACTGAGTTAGTATGGATTCGTGTGGTCATTGTGGTTTGATGTGGTAGTGTGTATTCCTGTGGTAAGTGTGGATTAACGAGGGTAGTGTGGATTTATGTGGTCAGTGTGGTTCACTGAGTTAGTGTGGATTCATGTGGTCAGTGTGGTTCACTGCATTAGTGTGGATGCATGCGGTCAGTGTGGTTTGATGTGCTAGCATGTATTCCTGTGGTAAGGGTGGATTCATGAGGGTAACGTGAATTTATGTGGATTTTATGTAGTTCGACGTTCTAGCGTGGATTAACGCAGTTCAAGTAGGGCCCATAAATGAGCACTGCTCCCAACAGGAGACtgtgggtgggaggggctgtAACGGGGGCAGTACAGCAGGTGTGCTGACAGGCGCTGAGATGgcaggaaacaaaaataaccGGCCAGGTACTGAGACAGATTGGACAGCAGGAAATGGATTTCCGAGGTAAAGAAAGATTTTTAAGGCTACAGCAATCCTGAATTCACAAAGGACTTTAAAGAGCCCAGTTTAACTTCCACTGCAAAACCcaatgtttatatttatctGTACGAACAACCAAACTGCATCCCAAAGCAAAGCACTTCAAGAGGTACTGCATACAGTGCATGCCCCAGGCCGAGTCACGCTATGGAACTCTGTACACACTATTCACACACCAGCCATTGTTACAGTCCTGCGGGACACTTTTAATATGCAAACGCAATCTAGAGTACATTTCACTCACAGGATTTTGGGAGATACAGAATTATTttacacaacagcaaatacaaGATTATAGCAATTCTGTCCGTCAGCAACGGAGCATCTCGTACAACTATGTCACCCATACGTACTGATATTATATTAATCCTATGACTGATTTGAAGAAGGGCCAGTAAGACGGGAAAGTTCTCAAAGATTTCACAATAACTTCCACTTCTGTAACCACATATTCAGCCTCCACTTAACACTACCACCTGAGGGCCTTTAGACTGGATTATTTACAGTTCAGTGAAGCCTGTTTCAGGGGCATGATCACATAACTGAGTAAGTAGTCtactttttattgttattgtttgtaaAATCTCCAGTGCAATTTCTTAGTAAGTATAATTTCAGAGTTCTTTCCAAAAGTGGGTCAAGCCCCGTTCATTTCAGGCACACAAACTCCAAACTGGGTTCCATCAAATCAGGAGCTCCTGTTCCTTATGCAGGTCTCTCCTGTTTACAGGGACAGAGCAAACCAGTTTCTGTGCACTTCTCAGAGCAAGGATCCCAGCCCCTTCCTCACTGTGAAGACACTTCAATGGTCCATGTTAGATTAGGTGGCAGGATTGGCCTGCAAGGGCAGCGAGGCTGCGGTCAGTAATGACGGCGATGATAAAGGACTGGTCCACACTGAAGATGATGCAGCAGGATTGGTCCATGAGCACGGTGAGCATGATGTCGGATTGGTCCCACTTTGACAGTGAGGCTGTGGGATTGATCCGTTTTGAAGGTGACACTGTGGGATTGGTCCCTTTTGAAGGTGAGACTATGGATTTGGTCCATGTGAGGATTTGTAACTCATTAAAGTTAAGACAGAGGAAGGATCATCTATAGGATAGTTAGGTATATTTAGTAACCAAACACATATTAAATTTACACAGGTATTAAACTTGCACTCTTTTTTCCCATCAACTGAATTTGCATAATAAAAAGTATCATTaacttcaataaataaaacaacttaCATACAGCTTAATGTTTGCATCAAGTATTAAGTTCTGCATAAGACAGTACTAAAAGTCTGGAATGAACtacaatatacacacatttcatcCAATGGAATATTCCCTTGGGAACAACTATACACTAAAGATTACGATTAGACtgttacagctgtgtgtatgtgtttcactAATTGCACTTGAGGATGAGGCTCACTCCCCACCGTCCAGAATCCTGTAGGTTTTGGCATATTTTTCACTCCACACAACAAACAACATGGCTGAACAGAAGATTTTCTATTAAGtctgcaaatgtgaaaaataacaagATAGTGTATTATACACAAAATTCTAAATTTCCCCAAGTGTAATTAATACAGATCACAAGTGGAGAaactaaaaacattaaaacacaggaacaaagaTATGTCAGACTTTCTGAAATGCAACTTAGCCTCCAGGCACAGAGTCAGTTGAGAGTACCAAGGTTATGTTTTTCACACACCCCATTGAAAAGTTTCTATACACACGTCCACCTGTGACATGAGCCACCCTCACATTCCTGTCTTCCAAACAAAAATCAGCGCTCAGAGCCTTCGCTGTACATTTTCAGCTCTCCAGCTAGTCCTCCTCACCATAGTCAAGCAGACCACTGTTGTCACCATGGTTACAGAGACCGCTGGCTCCATGTGTTAGTGCACAGGGTGCAAAACAGGACAACGTCACCGGACAACATCAATCACGACGTTCTATAGCAAATGGTAACCAAGGAAAGAGAATAACAGGTCCAGGGTGGGGGAGGCAACGGGGGGGAAGGCTGCTTCTCAGAAGAACTTGTCATCAATGCGGAAGTGCGGTCGTGTGACATCGTCAGGGTTGATGAACACGGAAATGGACTTCCCTGGATTCTCTGtgaccagctgctgcagcttcttGGCGAGCCGGTCGTCCGGTTGGTGGTCCCCCAGGTCAGACTGCGGGGAGGGGAGGCTGGCCGCGCTGCCACGCCGCTGCATGTCCAGGGTCAGCCGGTTAGCAGCCTTGGCATGCTCAATTGCAGTGCGCAGGTGCTCGGCTGGGTCGGACCGGACCGAGGAGAGCTTGCGCGCGTGCAACATCGCCATCTCATCCGACAGGTGCTCAAGCATGTTGCACTGTGGGATGAAGTAGTTGGGGCACATCTTGTTAACCAGGCAGTGCTGCAAGTCATCAATGAGGCCCAGCAGGAAGTGGGCAGAGAAGTCATCCTGAGACAGATAATTGGCTGGGAgtctgtcacatgaccacagcaTCATGCTGCGCAGGTGGTAGGGGCTGATGGCTTTGGGCCTGGACAGCAGTTTGATGATGAGGGCCTTGCAGGCCTGGTAGGCCTGCATCAGGCTGCTGGAGATGCACTTCTTCAGCTGCACCTCGCTGCGGGCGAACGACAGGCGCCACTCGTTCTCCTTCCTGCCCGTGCAGGAACAGGCCGGCAGCAGGTAGAAGCCGCTGATCACCTCCTCCTCCGTGATCTTGCCGTCCCAGAAGTGGTTCTCCATCAGCCAGCTCTGCGCCACGGCCGGCCAGCCCTTGAAGGACACCACGGGCACGATGTCGTACAGCATGCGGCTGCTGCCCACTCCCAGGATGATGGAGATGATGGTGCCGttcttctccaccttctccaccttGGGCATCCCGCGCTGCGGCTTCTTCTGCACCTCCTGCAGCACCACGCTGATGGACTCGTAGAACCAGTCCGCCACCAGCGTCGGGGAGAAGAAGTAATTGGTGGCGCCGTTGATGTGGTCGACGATGGTGCAGCAGTCCTTCCACTTGTTGATGGTGCCCTCGTCGAAGAGGCGCAGGCTGAGCCACGAGTGGCAGAGGGCGGAGTGCCGCATGTCCAGAGTGACCGGCTGGTTGCGGTCGTGCAGCTTGAGCGCAGGGACCAGCAGTGTGAAGTCCAGGTCGAAGTCCGTTCCCCTGGCGTACACGTTGAGCTCATCCAGGTCCATGTCCACCACCCCTTCCCGCACCCCGCCTGACAGCAGGAGGTACTCATTTGCCACGGGGAGTTTCTGGTCCAGCTTCTGCACCAtgcctgagaaacagagagggcaGGGGAAGGATATACGGGAGAGATTCAGAAGAGGGCTTCAAACTTTCTCCCTTCGTTTACACGCTACAAACACACCCAAAAGGACCAGATCTTCCCAGACCAACAGATGAGGGGCAGAGCAGATCCAAAGAAGGAGAAAaggggtgtgggggagagagaggaagaaaatgagagagagggagtggacagtagaaaaatggaaagaggaaaacagaggatCCATACTGGGAAGGGGGTGAATAAGTTGTTGCTCTTTGAGTCTGTTGTCGTCCTCCCGTCCTCTGAGGGTGACACCGTACCACTCTTTGTGTCCGATCGATCTCATGCCACCCTCCAAGCTCACACTCCCAACTCTACAGGTGCAATGGCCCCAGACAGTCTCGCTGTACTGTCATGTGATCTGCTCCACATAGCAGAGTCCTTGACTCTAGCATTGCCTGACCTGACTTTTcacattatcaaaaaaaaaagacaagacaaggGAAAGGGACTGGAGAAGCCTCCATCCCATTGTCTGTGAACAGCAGTTATTTGCAGTACTTTATGTACCGTGTATACTAAAACATTGCATTTCTCCAACACTGTTTATGATTCATAAAAGGAACCCCTATCATTCTGGGGAAAAAGGTACAATCTTGTCTTATGAAATGACCCTTAGTACAGCAAGTGTTTGTTTACTTGCCTTTCCCATTTCCTACTTACCTAAGTCCACATTTAATGTTTACAAAAACTGACCGTGCCAGCTAAATAATAGAATAATAGAAATATTCAGAAGTTTATAAAATGTCTGGAgcaaatattttatcatatcgtaaaaaacaaacaccagctTGCTAAGAACTTACTTTTGTGGAAATACTCTTGTGCTTTAAAAAGCCACAGAAGAGCCATAGAAAGCAACCTCCTTAACCTCCATATTTTGGAGTGGAGACAAAATCACCCCAGTAACTTCAGAGACCTGTCTGAGCAGTAACCAGAGAAAGGTGATGTAGCACAGTACAGATAATCTGTAACACACTAATTGTATGCAAAAGAAATTAAGATTTCATAGATCATACAGACTGCTCAGACTGGCGATAGTTTGTGCAGATTTCTGCAACACAATAATTTGGCAATGGCCAAGGCAGGGGATAGTGGATTGACTGTGAACGCTGAGAGAGAAGGGCTTGGAAACCATGAAAGCACCATCAATTGAAGCTAAAGTGGACCACTTTGCTGCACTAAAAAGCAACAATCCCAGACTCTAACACAATTTACAGGTACTCGGATGAAGACACAAACATCTATTGCTGTAATTTGGGGAATCTGAAGAGCCGGCTACAGACTAGTATCCTGTTAAGTATATAACCAAAACTAttttaactgtaactgtaactaaTAATAGCTGATATGATCAAAACTATGTGTGACTAGATATAATCTCTCTTTTAGTACaacttgtaaaatgtaattaattccAGATGAACATGTACAAACCACATCTGGCAGAACCTGGAAGACCCACTGAATCTTAGAATTTATATGGTAAAGTAAAGATGATCACTCCCGGAGGCATCATGACATTAGCATGATTCTGAGTCAAGAAATAGTGCACATTAACAGTTACAAATTTGATTAAGtgaaattttaatgttattGATCATGTATTTTAGTGACAGATGAAAAGCAATTTGCTGAACGCCCTTGTtaatactgttttctttttcatctgttttaacAGTGTATACAAGTGTGCATAATATGGCAAGAAACTTGCAATGCAGTGACTTTTAATACATCATCAACAATTCAAGTAGTTAATTATATCACATAAAATTacaatcaatcaaattaataaaaaaggtaaacctaaatgaacaaagacaaaagagCTTTCTTTActaaaattcaattcaattaaataaatacttaaataaatattttgtgttgtttacatTCTTAGGGGCACACTCTAAGGCATTCAATCTACATGTGTAAATAGACAGCTTTAAAGATTGCTTTTCCCCTCACACcattcactgacattttcccCAAATGGATAAACGTTTGGTTTTTATTACAACTGGCACACTAACAccatttcctctgttctttcaCTACAGGAGCAGAGATGACTCCAGGCTCCAGTCCAGCCCTGGCATTCATCAGTTGCTGTCTCAGCTCAGCCATGCAAGTTAAAGGATTAAGTCTggtttttttacatgtattttgcacactgtacattttgtttacaaaataagAGCATGGATTCCATTGATCGAAGTAAAATTTAGATTCCTTGTGGTTGGCTTTTACAAACAGAATTCAAGACATGCAGGAACACACTACTTCTAAAGACTGCAGTTGTTTCAAAGCCACTGTGTCTCTTCAGAATTCTGAATGATGAGACAGGCCTGTTGATTTGAACAGGGCTCACAATGTGAAACTGCTTTGATGCATTGAATCTCACTCCTACAGTGTAACAAAAAGCTCAAATCAACCTCCTGCTCAACTTTAACCAGAGCTTCGAAACACGCATTGCAGTGTTTGAAGCCATAACTTGCAAGAATTTGGAAGAATGGAACAGTGGCCCCCATCACATAAATACTGAGGCTGAAGCTGGGGAAAAATCTTTAATGTTTCACTGATCTGGAAAATTTTAACCTCCTGCTAGTTTTATCTAGGAAGTATTTATTGGTCATGATGGGTGGAGAGGTGCTACACATAACATTGCTTACATTGAGCTGAGCAGTCTTTAATGACAAGGCTAGTTTTTAAGGGCCTTTTGCTGATCACATCGTGAAGAAGAATTTTTGGTAAATGAATGACAGTCATTTCTGACCCAAGGAGCCCCAAAACCTACTCAACTCAACCAAGCATGGAACCCCACCCAGAAGTAACAAGCCGACTGGCTCACATTCTGTGAAGACACTAAGACATTTACACGATCATCCCGCTTTCAGTGCCAGTGCACAATTTAACTGGAACCTCTCggtcagaagaaaaaaaaaatcattacgTGTGATTAGTGGATGGAACACTGTTATAAACAAGGCACCTAATCTGAAATGTACCATACATATGATGTATAATTTTAAATTAGgatgtataatataaatatattttataatataaaacataaaggTTACACAAATAAGATGCCATCTGACATGAAAATAAAGgaattcagaaaataatttttaaccCCAAACAGAAAACTAGcttgtcatttttcagtatCAGAACAGATACAAGGTAACAACATTATCAGACATCAAAACACATGCCTAACATATAATTCCTAAGGTTCTACATAAACAGCATATCACTGCTTCAATTCAACCCTGTACAATTTCTGGTGCATGACTGCCATCAGCAAATGCTTACCTGCAATCAACACATAATTAAGATCAACTACAACACACTAAGAATTATCAATGTATAAATTTATTTAGCCTTTATATCTACTAAGCACCATTTCACAGGCTGCTGAACACACtcgtttttcatgttttgtgagGAAGACTCAACACATATGGTAAACAAGCCGCAGGGCACACTGTTGCAcacagtccaaaaaaaaaaaacagctcgcACACGCAGTTAAAAACGCAGCTCATTCTCTGGAACACAGGCAGTCAAACATAGTTCAAcagtctctgacacacacataaaacaagcCACAGGGCacacagttctctctctctctctctctctctctctctctctctctctgtctctctctctcgctctctctctcacacacacacacacacacacacacacacacacacacacacacacacaaaatctctgacacacagtcaaaaacacaacagacaaaAGCAGGCTTACTCAGACAGGGAGAGTCAGGACATTCAGAGTGGAATTAATCTCAGCGACGTTTGCTTTTCCTGAATTAATCTGTGTGGACAGCATTACTCAGCATCGTTTACTTTTCCTGCTGGATGGATTCAGAATTCTATATCTTCTCTGGCACTGTAATGGCAAGAGAAAGATTCTGCTtgatgttggtgtgtgtatgtgtgcgcgccCCATACCATTGTCATGTGACTACTATATATACCCTATCTCAAAGGCAATGTGCTGGAATACTGCTACAATCCGAGGTTTATGTCATAAAAGCAGAGCTCACTGGGGCAATTATTAGTTATGTTGCATAATAGAAATATTGCCCACACTTGGACAAATACAACGCCCAGCCACACTATTACAATATCGAAATTCTGTTAATTCACAGCTTTACGGATAAACAAACCCTGACCTTGTCTTCAAGTATTtgtaacataaaaacacacctTTGCAATCCTTTGAGAAGCAAACCTAAGCACGGAATCATTCTTACACAATAAACAATTTAAGAAAATTCGTGTAAAACAAGGTGTCCGGACTTCGCTTTTCCGCTGTGTGGCAGAACTGTTTGAGATTTGCAGGCAATTACGGCGTCTTGGCATGAGTACGGTGACCGAtgcccagaaaaaaaataccaccCGATCGGACTGACAGCCAGCTGACGTTTTTGCATTGAACTTGTTTTGCCCTTATTGATTCATtggttgaagaaaaaaagtctgTCTTGTAGTTACTACAAAAAGCCAGCCAAcgttttttgtttcgttttttcaAAGTGCCTACTGTGTCTCTGGTTGATTTCAGTCGACACTACCTGCAAGTTTAATGTGCAGCAAGTTAAAACGGTAGCTCAATCtataacaaaaacatgcatgatGCTAAAAAGCTGGCGTTTGTGCTCGGAAGTGCAGTTGCACCTGTGAGGAAAAGTGATCTGGTTAAAAAGGGCATCGGGGTGAGGTGTCACTTCATCTGAGGCTATGTGAGCTTATTATATACCTGGATGTAGGTGGCAAGTATTGAACGTCCCCGGTAATCATGTAAGAAAAATACGTTGTCAATGAAAATGTCTTACACTGGGGAGGAGCGGCTGAACTACACAAACTAAGCAAACAATACTGGCATATAAGCAACTCCCGAAACCAATTTGGACATTGAGCGGATCTTGcgaaaaataaatgcaatatcaAACTTGCCTAAATCTGACGAATATATGTAAGTACATAAACATATCTCTTTGCATGAATTGTGCTTGTATGAATCGGCACAGTCTTCCTTACCAAGCATAGAGAAGATGAAGTCCTTAGCGGTGTGGATTTCCAAGGCTCTTTGGTCGTCATATTCGCGTTGATCGTGTTTGCTGAATTCCTGGATCAGCTTGTTCAGCTCCTCAATCCTCGCGCCAGACCTGAAATCGAGTTCGGGATAACTGGGGatgattttgttattattatttgggtTGTTAGGTGTTGCAGTCGGGCTGTTCCCGACGCTATTGGCGGATCCAGCCCGGCTGGCTACAATAGGGGCCGCCATCTTCACAAGCAAAAATGCTGCTGTGAACGAGCGTCCCACGTTCGTTCGAACTCAGGGATATTCACGCTGCTCTGGGCGGAGGCGTTTCGGCTGTTCCTTTCTGAAATCAGATTGCAGTTTCCCACTTGCGTTGATCTGTGATCTTTATCCAGATAACTGTTGTCATATGAGATGCGGCCACAGTTAACGGATTATTTGAAAGGATTGCTCGAAAAGTTTAAAAGTTCCCATGATTTGAAACTGGTAAATGCTGACCAATTCGCCTTCCGTGAGGCACCTGCATCTCTTCCACACCCCGGTATTCCGCCGCATTTATTCGCCTCCCGTCAAATTGAGTGTGTGAGGAAGCCGCTATTAGGCTACAGGATTGCAGTGGCTACAAGATGAACAGGATGTTTTGTGTTAcgatttgtgtttaaatgttaaatgcagttttattaaaaGATTACCTCTTTACTGtgatcttaaaataaataaataaaaacgcGCTTCCACTTAGCAACACCTtttcaacacaaacatacatggtAACTACGAATGTTGGCATTTGGATTGAAAGCTCGCCCACATAAATCATATGTTAGCTGAAATAAAGGTTGGGTGCGCTTTCTGcatcataataaaaacactgttttgcCCACACCTCCAAACTTAACCACTGTCAGAGAGCTTCAACTACTTCATTCTTGGTCGAGTCTGCCTCCAGGTCTCCACTCGTAAAGGTGGACACCCTGCACCATTGCACCATCCACTCTGTATCCAATGCCTGCTATCACATTCATCTTGGCAATCTCTATCTGCTGATCAACTGGCCATCACTCTACCTGTCAATACCACTGGGACTTTCTCATTTACAAAACCTATAATGTAACCTATAACAGCTCTTTACATTCACATACAACATCAGATTCTCCCTATTCTCACACTCCCTGTACCTAAAGCAAAGGTCATTCTGTTACTGATGTCTTAAGTGTGACGAAGAAAACACATCTGATAAATATCAGTTTATAAGCATACGGCTTGTTTCAGTCAATCAACTTTAATTTTCTATGGCTTCTTTTGCTATGAAATAGTCATGGAGGGCTTTACTGAATCCTTTTTTAGAAAGTGACCAAACCAAACACAACCCAATTTTGTCAGAAGTACCATAATATTAATAACCGAAACAATTCCTACTTCGATAAACACATATGTCTTCTGGTGGGCCTGGTGTGCAATATTCATTTGTCCTCTGTTAAGTACGCCCAGTGTTGCTCCAAGTCCCTATCCAAACATTGCATGGCCAGTAAGAAATAATGTTCTGAGTAAAACACTGGTAAACTATTAAGTCTAATAAGGCTCTGTCCCATATAGTATGGACGTGATTTCTGTAAAATTCAGTAGGCTACTACATGTTATGCAACAAAGAGAACACTGGACAATAGCCTACTTGGTGAAGATGTGCTTTTAGTCAGCTGTTATCAAACTAATTCATATCAATTAAAGTCAACTGACTTTAATCAATGTTGAAAAAGTGCAAATTTCACAAATTGACTGACTATTGTTAGGCTATTGTTGTAATGACTTCATCTTCACAACTTACATATACTGGTGAATAAAATTTGctcttctgtgcatttttaaatttatttctttttgcaaaCGCAAGTAATCTTCTTGTAGCAGCCATATACTTTCTCTGTAACTTTCACTATTTAGAGCACTACAGGAGCAAAGATTGCACGTTCCCAAACTGATAATTTATCTCGCGTGGAGTTCAGCTAAAATGctaatgtttaaaacattttaactgcaCTATCTAATACGTACCCAGCTAACACACAACGTTGCAGCAACGTCGCCAGTAAGTGCTCATTTGGTCACCGCGACATTAACTTCTGGCGACGTTCTTGTGACGTCGCAGCAACGTTTTTAAGAGAATGTTGCCATTTGGTCCTATGGATAACGTTATCGCGACGTAGTACATTGGTCGGTTGCAGACGTTATTTCATGGTACGTGGATTACGTTGCCGTGACGTCGTCCCTTGGTCACTTGCAAATGTTATCATTTGGTACCGTGAATAACGTTGCCGCGACGTCGTACTCTGGTATAGCAGATttatagcatagcatagcagcATTTCCGGAAATGACCGCGGTCAGGCCTATGGAAAAACGTTGTATTATGGCTGAAGGAGTAGGCCTATATGTGTAAAGTTTCCCACCACTGTGTCGACTGGTTGATTTGTgataaaattttgaaaattgggaaaatgtcagaaaaaaataaatcacaccaTGCAGTGGCGGAACAACTTTACAAAGGGCCCTGGGGCAGAAATTGGTCAAGGGCCCCCCGGCCCCAACCCCGCCTATGCCAGTGACAAGAGTGGAGTGCAAAACCATAGGCcaatattaaacagttaatCATCTATTCTCATTATAGTTTAGGCTATAATTCCTAATGCCAACCCTCCCCATTAATCCGGTCTTGGGACCGGCACCTAGTTGAGCTGGCTTGGCTTATTGA
This genomic interval carries:
- the LOC118783345 gene encoding protein MB21D2-like; this translates as MAAPIVASRAGSANSVGNSPTATPNNPNNNNKIIPSYPELDFRSGARIEELNKLIQEFSKHDQREYDDQRALEIHTAKDFIFSMLGMVQKLDQKLPVANEYLLLSGGVREGVVDMDLDELNVYARGTDFDLDFTLLVPALKLHDRNQPVTLDMRHSALCHSWLSLRLFDEGTINKWKDCCTIVDHINGATNYFFSPTLVADWFYESISVVLQEVQKKPQRGMPKVEKVEKNGTIISIILGVGSSRMLYDIVPVVSFKGWPAVAQSWLMENHFWDGKITEEEVISGFYLLPACSCTGRKENEWRLSFARSEVQLKKCISSSLMQAYQACKALIIKLLSRPKAISPYHLRSMMLWSCDRLPANYLSQDDFSAHFLLGLIDDLQHCLVNKMCPNYFIPQCNMLEHLSDEMAMLHARKLSSVRSDPAEHLRTAIEHAKAANRLTLDMQRRGSAASLPSPQSDLGDHQPDDRLAKKLQQLVTENPGKSISVFINPDDVTRPHFRIDDKFF